The Syngnathus typhle isolate RoL2023-S1 ecotype Sweden linkage group LG1, RoL_Styp_1.0, whole genome shotgun sequence genome includes a window with the following:
- the LOC133153798 gene encoding uncharacterized protein LOC133153798 → MESLAKEDSGVYTAKWGSADSESKSFTVAVDPVTCAANQVCDVTKGHSFKLSNGIVSGDAVNWAKEGASVDNKKFVNAERYDLISQADSAAAGMYVAIQGSDVTKMVAFLVQVHEPVTRVSVERVAAKQVSLSCIASGSFKGLKWKKGDTAVAGGPIYKLALNNAQLIINDGSANPGKYTCVAVQFDGSEKESPALDLSSVADDDVVLSKPGVNPSDGAGGTSQ, encoded by the exons ATGGAGAGCTTGGCCAAAGAGGACAGCGGCGTGTACACTGCAAAATGGGGCTCAGCAGACTCGGAAAGCAAGTCTTTCACGGTGGCCGTTGACCCAG TCACCTGCGCGGCCAACCAGGTGTGCGATGTCACCAAGGGACACAGCTTCAAATTATCTAACGGCATCGTCTCAGGAGACGCTGTCAATTGGGCCAAAGAAGGAGCCAGCGTCGACAACAAAAAGTTTGTAAACGCTGAGCGGTATGATCTGATCAGCCAGGCTGACTCGGCTGCTGCCGGGATGTACGTGGCCATCCAGGGTTCGGATGTTACCAAGATGGTGGCGTTCCTTGTCCAGGTTCACG AGCCGGTCACCAGAGTCAGCGTTGAACGTGTCGCTGCAAAGCAGGTGTCCCTCTCCTGCATCGCATCGGGGAGCTTCAAAGGACTCAAGTGGAAGAAGGGAGACACCGCTGTCGCCGGTGGTCCGATCTACAAACTCGCTCTGAACAACGCGCAGTTGATCATCAACGATGGCTCAGCCAACCCGGGCAAGTACACTTGCGTGGCCGTACAATTCGACGGCAGTGAGAAGGAGTCCCCAGCCTTGGACCTCAGCAGCGTTGCCGACGACGACGTTGTCCTCTCCAAGCCCGGTGTCAATCCAAGCGATGGCGCTGGGGGCACCAGTCAGTAG
- the LOC133157658 gene encoding uncharacterized protein LOC133157658, which produces MDDLYRHVERLWQVDTVPYRPEREVTRSKQDQQAIALLETKTGRTEAWSCWEAELKHLPDITMPRPYAPADSHREGTTRQVHIFADASEKAYGAVAFLRTEDNQGKVHLSFVLARSRIAPKRVHSVPRLELCAALVAAQLASTLKKELALPVHSTVLWSDSTTVLTWLHSQSCRYKVFVGSRVAEIQELTEGFVWRYVDSDNNPADDLTRGKTLISLLEPNRWSQGPTFLLQGPTTWPEMPHGIPPDDAAELRKGTFCGSTVTSPDIAILQDKTCNTWQELMDATARELHGQAPPIYSPTAEEYRQAEVLILQRAQKQSFPDDCAQLSAGKPVKTSSRLLTLAPVIDTSIDLIRVGGRLRRLEGQNEVTPHPIVLDASHPVTRLLIKKYDQDLKHPGPERVFAELRRTYWIIHGREAVRRYQRSCVDCQRWRAKPSIPKMADLPTARLQLHKPAFHATGMDCFGPMLVKVGRRHEKRWGLIFKCLTTRAVHLDLIRNMDTDAFLMALRRFIARRGTPSELWSDHGTNFKGGEKELREAFTSMCPTLQSQLAPRKIKFNFNPPAAPHFGGVWEREVRAVKSALRTCLGTEPIHEDVLSTVLLEVEAILNSKPLGYVSADLSDVDPVTPNSLLLGRPDGSLPQIVYPKSEILSRRRWRHSQVLADQFWSRFIRDYLPGLQTRQKWQASPPDLLEKSVVMITEPQLPRAMWPIGHVTKVHRSDDGHIRSADVDIKGRQYTRPVARLVVLPALPAEVTQDSHKD; this is translated from the coding sequence ATGGATGATCTCTACAGGCATGTGGAGAGACTCTGGCAAGTGGATACAGTCCCCTACAGGCCAGAGAGGGAAGTGACACGATCCAAGCAGGATCAGCAAGCCATAGCCCTGCTGGAGACGAAGACAGGACGTACCGAGGCTTGGTCCTGTTGGGAGGCGGAGCTCAAGCATCTGCCGGACATTACCATGCCACGTCCGTATGCGCCTGCGGATAGCCACCGCGAAGGGACCACTCGGCAAGTGCACATCTTTGCTGACGCCTCAGAAAAGGCCTACGGGGCTGTAGCCTTCCTCCGAACCGAAGACAACCAGGGTAAGGTACATTTATCCTTTGTTCTGGCTCGCTCCCGCATAGCCCCTAAGCGTGTGCATTCTGTACCTCGCCTTGAGCTGTGTGCGGCTCTTGTAGCAGCGCAGTTGGCTTCCACCCTCAAGAAAGAGCTTGCTCTCCCAGTACACAGCACAGTATTGTGGTCTGACTCTACCACTGTACTCACCTGGCTACACTCGCAATCCTGTCGATACAAGGTGTTTGTAGGGTCAAGAGTAGCTGAGATCCAGGAGCTTACGGAAGGCTTTGTTTGGCGCTACGTAGACTCAGACAACAACCCTGCCGACGACCTGACAAGAGGGAAGACATTGATATCCCTGTTGGAGCCCAATCGATGGTCACAAGGACCCACCTTCCTTCTACAGGGTCCAACCACCTGGCCAGAAATGCCACACGGTATTCCACCTGATGATGCCGCTGAACTAAGGAAAGGTACGTTCTGTGGGTCCACCGTCACCTCACCTGACATTGCCATTCTACAAGACAAGACGTGCAACACCTGGCAGGAACTCATGGACGCTACTGCAAGGGAGCTTCATGGCCAGGCCCCTCCGATCTACTCACCTACCGCTGAAGAATACCGACAAGCTGAAGTACTCATCCTTCAACGAGCCCAGAAGCAATCCTTCCCAGACGATTGTGCTCAGCTGTCTGCAGGGAAGCCTGTTAAAACTTCGAGTCGACTTCTTACTCTAGCGCCAGTCATCGACACCTCCATCGACCTAATCAGAGTAGGAGGCCGGTTACGCCGTCTAGAGGGCCAGAACGAGGTCACCCCACACCCTATCGTCCTCGACGCCTCACACCCTGTGACCCGCCTGCTCATAAAGAAATATGACCAGGACCTTAAACACCCAGGGCCAGAGCGAGTCTTTGCAGAGTTGCGGAGGACCTATTGGATCATTCACGGCCGTGAAGCAGTTCGTCGCTATCAACGTTCCTGTGTAGATTGTCAGCGCTGGCGGGCCAAGCCTTCCATAcctaaaatggctgacctcccAACCGCACGCCTCCAGTTGCATAAACCTGCCTTCCACGCCACTGGCATGGACTGTTTCGGTCCCATGTTAGTAAAGGTTGGACGACGCCATGAGAAACGCTGGGGTCTCATCTTCAAGTGCTTGACCACCAGAGCGGTACATCTGGACCTCATACGAAATATGGACACCGATGCTTTCCTGATGGCTTTGAGGCGATTCATTGCCAGAAGAGGAACCCCCTCGGAACTGTGGTCAGACCACGGGACCAATTTCAAGGGGGGAGAGAAGGAGCTTCGGGAAGCCTTCACAAGTATGTGTCCAACCCTACAAAGTCAACTCGCTCCACgtaaaatcaaattcaacttcaaccccccagcagcccctcacttTGGTGGAGTATGGGAGAGAGAAGTACGAGCAGTCAAGTCTGCACTCCGCACCTGTCTAGGTACTGAGCCTATCCATGAGGACGTCCTCTCCACCGTCCTGTTGGAAGTGGAGGCCATTCTCAACTCAAAACCTTTGGGCTATGTGTCTGCTGACCTGTCTGACGTCGACCCCGTGACCCCCAACAGCCTCCTACTGGGGCGGCCTGATGGATCACTCCCCCAGATCGTCTACCCGAAGAGCGAAATCCTGAGCCGAAGGCGCTGGCGGCACTCCCAAGTCCTTGCCGACCAGTTTTGGTCAAGATTCATCAGGGATTACCTACCGGGATTgcaaacaagacagaaatggcaagcctccccccccgacctcctggagaagtcagtggtcatgatcaccgagccacagttaccccgtgccatgtggcctattggtcatgtgacgaagGTTCATCGCAGTGACGATGGCCACATAAGGTCAGCTGATGTCGACATTAAAGGGCGGCAGTACACCCGACCAGTAGCTCGACTGGTGGTGCTACCAGCCCTCCCAGCGGAAGTGACTCAGGACTCTCATAAAGACTGA
- the LOC133162516 gene encoding uncharacterized protein LOC133162516: MEQDQERHLDVRPKRRTHPPAWMQDFEVDYVGYEHSGQPRWDSFTPTPTGRPSYPQQGLVQTISLRAPQFHPESFEDAAQHRAPQLASSFTRRRNADDRTLSAPVQSYQQQPNQDQYHPNRHTVQDGNAVLRETHEAIHAGLKELNKARSDLQQLIDVAHSLRIGMSQVNIPLPACSSPKPPDGAVTTSNSSRFTESEEEEDWPDPPPWPEPEEALNANLSALNLGAHQLPPYPTPPETKPLHYRPQPQPAQFRHPQFIPSSRESSHVPPVPPRNLPLPLEAPPTGQPHLQVPHSHRTTPYMQPPYPEPVYRGPQPTIPKFTFPDPSEFARLRIALENLLPSNATELFKYQVLVDHLKLEEAKLISDAYLNSPTPYTDTMTALYDKYGQPHQLALKKISSVLDGPEVRRGDPMAFQKFALQIQSLVGLLQTLGHEGEVELSCGSHVARLLSKLPPEQRADFRRSQPTRSGATSTLRDLSEWLRHESWCQDFDDPTSSRSSKEKQSTKWNIRPVAKQTAVLHSSQEPSVKLVKEKPVKGKDKSKVYCAYCESTDHYLSQCSGVAQLTKDELKRWIQEHKRCWRCARRHFAAQCDLKKPCNLCQGKHLLALHEINIRPEKVKDDSPPKAESCLTTCASESFYLDRPHVGNRVMLKVVRVHVHYGSQKLDTYAILDDGSERTMLLPTAAKSLALNGAPEDLPLRTVRSDIQVLHGHTVSFRVSSPTNPNIMFKITDAFTASHLNLAPHSYPVSHLQRKFKHLRGIPIPTFREVKPLLLIGSDQPHLVTPIDCPH, encoded by the exons ATGGAGCAAGATCAAGAAAGACACCTGGATGTGAGGCCAAAACGTCGGACGCACCCCCCAGCTTGGATGCAGGACTTCGAGGTGGACTACGTGGGATATGAGCACAGCGGCCAACCACGTTGGGACTCGTTTACACCGACCCCAACAGGCAGACCGTCATACCCACAGCAGGGACTAGTCCAGACGATCTCCTTGCGTGCACCTCAATTTCATCCGGAGAGCTTCGAGGATGCTGCTCAGCATAGAGCCCCTCAGCTAGCCTCAAGCTTCACCCGGAGGAGGAATGCGGATGATAGAACCTTATCTGCACCTGTCCAGTCATACCAACAACAGCCAAACCAGGACCAGTACCACCCGAACCGCCACACCGTACAAGATGGGAATGCGGTTCTGCGTGAGACTCACGAAGCCATCCATGCCGGACTGAAGGAGCTAAATAAAGCCCGTAGTGACCTTCAGCAGCTGATTGACGTGGCCCACTCTCTAAGAATAGGCATGAGTCAAGTGAACATCCCTCTACCAGCATGTTCCAGTCCCAAACCACCTGATGGGGCCGTCACCACGAGCAACAGCTCGAGATTCACTgagtcagaggaagaggaggattggcCTGATCCTCCGCCATGGCCTGAACCCGAGGAAGCCCTAAACGCCAACCTCAGTGCCTTGAATCTGGGAGCTCATCAGCTACCTCCTTACCCGACTCCACCGGAGACCAAGCCTCTACACTACAGGCCTCAGCCACAACCAGCCCAATTCCGTCATCCACAGTTCATTCCTTCTAGCCGTGAGTCCTCCCACGTTCCTCCTGTACCGCCACGTAACTTACCCTTACCTCTAGAAGCACCCCCAACTGGTCAACCACATCTTCAAGTGCCACACTCTCACAGAACCACCCCTTACATGCAACCTCCATACCCAGAGCCAGTGTACAGAGGACCCCAACCGACCATTCCCAAGTTCACTTTCCCGGACCCTAGTGAGTTCGCCCGGCTACGTATAGCATTAGAGaacctcctcccctccaatGCTACAGAACTCTTCAAGTATCAGGTACTAGTAGACCATCTTAAGTTAGAAGAGGCCAAACTGATATCTGACGCCTATCTAAACTCTCCAACACCCTACACGGACACCATGACAGCTCTCTATGACAAATATGGTCAACCTCATCAGCTTGCCCTAAAGAAGATATCCAGCGTCCTGGACGGCCCAGAGGTCAGGCGGGGTGATCCAATGGCGTTCCAGAAATTTGCCCTTCAAATACAATCACTGGTGGGTCTCCTCCAGACCTTGGGCCACGAAGGAGAAGTTGAACTAAGCTGTGGCTCTCACGTAGCTCGCCTACTGAGTAAGCTTCCGCCTGAACAGCGAGCCGATTTCCGCCGTTCCCAGCCCACTCGATCTGGAGCCACATCCACCTTGCGGGACCTGTCAGAGTGGCTTCGCCACGAGTCATGGTGCCAGGACTTTGACGATCCTACCAGTAGCCGGAGCTCCAAGGAGAAGCAGAGCACTAAATGGAACATTCGTCCTGTGGCTAAGCAAACAGCAGTCCTGCATAGTAGCCAGGAGCCCTCAGTGAAACTAGTTAAAGAGAAACCTGTCAAAGGGAAAGACAAGTCCAAGGTATACTGTGCCTATTGTGAGAGTACAGACCACTACCTCAGCCAGTGTAGTGGTGTAGCCCAGCTCACCAAAGACGAGCTGAAGAGGTGGATCCAAGAGCACAAGCGGTGTTGGCGCTGTGCCCGTCGACACTTCGCCGCTCAGTGCGACCTCAAGAAACCCTGTAACCTTTGTCAAGGCAAGCACCTTCTCGCTCTCCACGAGATTAACATAAGACCTGAGAAAGTTAAGGATGACTCACCTCCAAAGGCTGAAAGCTGCCTGACTACCTGTGCCTCCGAGTCCTTCTACCTTGACCGACCACACGTGGGGAACCGAGTCATGTTGAAGGTGGTGCGAGTACACGTGCACTATGGTAGTCAGAAGTTAGACACCTACGCTATACTGGATGATGGGTCTGAGAGGACTATGCTGCTCCCCACCGCTGCTAAGTCCCTAGCCCTTAACGGCGCTCCCGAAGACCTCCCACTGCGCACAGTGCGCTCGGACATCCAAGTCTTGCATGGCCATACAGTGTCATTCCGGGTCTCCTCTCCCACCAACCCTAATATTATGTTTAAGATCACTGATGCCTTTACAGCCAGCCATCTTAATCTAGCCCCACATAGCTACCCAGTTAGCCACCTACAGAGGAAGTTCAAGCACCTGCGTGGAATCCCTATTCCTACCTTCCGAGAAGTAAAGCCCTTGCTTCTCATAGGTTCAGACCAGCCCCACCTCGTAACCCCCATCGA CTGTCCGCACTAG